The Arsenophonus sp. genome contains a region encoding:
- the rpe gene encoding ribulose-phosphate 3-epimerase has product MNRYLISASILSANFALLGEDVDRVINAGSDMIHFDCMDGQYVPNLTFGPIICKSLRNYGIKHPIEIHLMTRSINKLIPKFVESGATHITIHPELVKNLDYTLKLIKSYGCKRGVALNPATSLHYLDYVLDELDHILIMSVNPGFAGQSFIKKTLLKIKQIKKIIVDSGFSINLEVDGGININNVKNIAKSGANIFIIGSAIFKQSDYHFVISSIRQNLFNIDE; this is encoded by the coding sequence ATGAATCGATATTTAATTTCAGCGTCAATTTTATCAGCTAATTTTGCTTTACTAGGTGAAGATGTTGATAGAGTTATTAATGCAGGTTCTGATATGATACATTTTGATTGTATGGATGGTCAATATGTTCCTAATTTAACTTTTGGACCAATAATTTGTAAATCGTTAAGAAATTATGGAATTAAACATCCTATTGAAATTCATTTAATGACTCGATCTATTAATAAATTAATACCTAAGTTTGTAGAATCTGGAGCTACTCATATTACTATTCATCCTGAATTAGTAAAAAATCTTGATTATACGTTAAAACTAATTAAAAGTTATGGTTGTAAAAGAGGTGTTGCATTGAATCCTGCAACTTCTTTACATTATTTGGATTACGTCTTAGATGAATTAGATCACATTTTAATTATGTCTGTTAATCCTGGTTTTGCTGGACAATCTTTTATAAAAAAGACATTGTTGAAAATTAAACAAATAAAAAAAATTATTGTTGATAGTGGTTTTTCTATTAATCTAGAAGTTGATGGAGGAATTAATATAAATAATGTTAAAAATATTGCAAAATCAGGTGCTAATATTTTTATTATAGGCTCTGCAATATTTAAACAATCTGATTATCATTTTGTAATATCTTCTATTCGTCAAAATCTATTTAATATAGATGAATAA